From Microbacterium invictum, the proteins below share one genomic window:
- the crcB gene encoding fluoride efflux transporter CrcB: MSTFEIIALVIGGGLGAGIRYLVDGLVMRGRKNAFPAGILIVNVSGAFVLGLLTGLGPLLAPVWLTILGVGLLGGFTTFSTVSVETVLLAQRRRRDWAWVNVLGTFVLAAIAAGLGLMIGGLLPR; encoded by the coding sequence ATGAGTACATTCGAGATCATCGCGCTCGTCATCGGTGGCGGGCTCGGCGCCGGCATCCGGTATCTCGTCGACGGACTCGTCATGAGGGGGCGAAAGAACGCGTTCCCGGCGGGAATCCTGATCGTCAACGTCTCGGGCGCGTTCGTGCTCGGACTGCTCACGGGGCTCGGCCCGCTGCTCGCGCCCGTGTGGCTGACGATCCTGGGTGTCGGCCTGCTCGGCGGGTTCACCACGTTCAGCACCGTGTCGGTCGAGACGGTGCTCCTCGCCCAGCGCCGCCGCCGCGATTGGGCGTGGGTGAACGTGCTCGGGACGTTCGTGCTCGCCGCGATCGCGGCCGGTCTCGGCCTCATGATCGGCGGGCTGCTGCCGCGCTGA
- a CDS encoding CrcB family protein yields the protein MASARWFSPVALLLAIAGGAIGVAARALLTAPFVDGSHSLVVPAITVAINVAGSFLLGLVVGGFDGRHPHLRVFLGTGVLGGFTTYSAFAVHSVTTFTAAPIVGLLLIVVSIFAGLLAAGVGLVIGRRLAGVPGETLSPEDAE from the coding sequence GTGGCATCCGCTCGCTGGTTCTCGCCGGTCGCACTGCTGCTGGCCATCGCCGGCGGAGCGATCGGCGTCGCCGCGCGCGCGTTGCTGACCGCGCCGTTCGTCGACGGCTCCCATTCGCTGGTCGTGCCGGCGATCACCGTGGCCATCAACGTCGCCGGTTCCTTCCTGCTGGGCCTTGTCGTCGGCGGCTTCGACGGCCGGCATCCGCACCTGCGCGTCTTCCTCGGCACCGGGGTGCTGGGCGGGTTCACGACCTACAGCGCGTTCGCCGTGCATTCGGTCACCACGTTCACCGCGGCGCCGATCGTCGGTCTCCTGCTGATCGTCGTGTCGATCTTCGCCGGTCTGCTCGCCGCCGGTGTCGGGCTCGTCATCGGGCGGCGCCTGGCCGGCGTGCCTGGTGAGACCCTGTCGCCCGAGGACGCCGAATGA
- a CDS encoding DNA topoisomerase IB — MPRLRRVNPGTDAGFRRLGAGTGFRYVDTDGAPLPPEEVERIKALVIPPAWRDVWISAHPNGHIQATGVDDAGRLQYLYHPDWSTGRDRGKFARTLQLAEALPRARGRVTTSLRRDALDRERVLAVSFRLLDQAALRVGSERYLERHGSRGLTTLRRRDATVAGTVTALTFPGKSGQRQALEIDDDDLAPAMEMLVTGRTRSPLLAYERGRRRMPLTPREVNAYVRAMTGGAFSAKDFRTLHGTILAADALARIGTVDTKTDRKRAEALAVRATAEALGNTPAVARGSYIDPRVFARYKRGVLLDTSISPESAIRALLLG; from the coding sequence GTGCCGAGACTGCGACGGGTGAATCCGGGGACGGACGCCGGGTTCCGGCGGCTGGGCGCGGGCACCGGCTTCCGGTACGTCGACACCGACGGCGCCCCCCTTCCACCGGAGGAGGTCGAGCGCATAAAGGCCCTCGTGATCCCGCCCGCCTGGCGGGACGTGTGGATCAGCGCGCACCCGAACGGGCACATCCAGGCGACGGGTGTCGACGACGCCGGGCGCCTGCAGTACCTCTACCATCCCGACTGGTCGACCGGCCGGGACAGGGGCAAGTTCGCGCGCACGCTGCAACTGGCAGAGGCGCTGCCGCGCGCGCGAGGCCGGGTCACGACCTCGCTGCGACGCGATGCGCTCGACCGTGAGCGGGTGCTGGCCGTCTCGTTCCGGCTGCTCGACCAGGCCGCGTTGCGCGTCGGCAGCGAGCGGTACCTCGAACGCCACGGCAGCAGGGGACTGACCACCCTGCGGCGGCGCGATGCGACGGTGGCGGGTACGGTGACGGCGCTGACCTTCCCCGGCAAGAGCGGCCAGCGCCAGGCGCTCGAGATCGACGACGACGACTTGGCGCCGGCGATGGAAATGCTGGTCACCGGCCGCACTCGTTCGCCGCTGCTGGCCTACGAGCGGGGGAGGCGACGGATGCCGCTGACTCCCAGAGAGGTCAACGCGTACGTCCGCGCGATGACCGGGGGCGCGTTCAGCGCCAAGGACTTCCGGACGCTCCACGGCACGATCCTCGCCGCTGACGCCCTCGCCCGCATCGGCACGGTCGACACCAAGACGGATCGCAAGAGGGCAGAGGCCCTCGCCGTCCGGGCCACGGCTGAGGCTCTGGGCAACACGCCCGCCGTCGCGCGAGGCTCCTACATCGACCCGCGCGTGTTCGCGCGATACAAGCGGGGCGTGCTGCTGGACACGTCGATATCTCCGGAATCGGCGATCCGTGCGCTCCTTCTGGGGTGA
- a CDS encoding DUF7218 family protein: MPRGRGSNSLKDPELYEELRDDGASKEKAARISNAAARDGRKKVGSRGGKAGDYEDWTVDELRKRAKELGISGYSGKRKAEVIKMLRNH; the protein is encoded by the coding sequence ATGCCCCGAGGACGCGGATCGAACAGTCTGAAGGATCCCGAGCTCTATGAAGAACTGCGCGACGACGGCGCTTCGAAGGAGAAGGCCGCCCGCATCTCGAACGCCGCCGCCCGCGACGGCCGCAAGAAGGTCGGCAGCCGCGGCGGCAAGGCCGGCGACTATGAGGACTGGACCGTGGACGAGCTGCGAAAGCGCGCGAAAGAACTGGGCATTTCGGGGTACTCCGGCAAGCGCAAGGCCGAAGTCATCAAGATGCTGCGCAACCACTGA
- a CDS encoding MerR family transcriptional regulator — MNSEWSIQQIAKLAGTTSRTLRHYGELGLLAPSRIGSNGYRYYDERALVRLQRILLLRDLGLGLPQIADILERATSEAHALAGHLAWLREEQTRLARQIASVESTIAAVEGGERLMAENMFDGFDHTRYKEEVEQRWGEKAYADSDRWWRSMSADEKAAWQRRVSDLSRDWIAAAERGIDPAGDEAQQLAERHVAWLTGVAGTPASIADGDVKGYVTGLGDMYVADPRFGANYGGTAGAEFVRDALRAYADTHL; from the coding sequence ATGAACAGCGAATGGTCGATCCAGCAGATCGCGAAGCTCGCCGGCACCACGAGCCGGACCCTCCGGCACTACGGCGAGCTCGGGCTGCTGGCCCCGTCACGGATCGGAAGCAACGGCTACCGGTACTACGACGAACGGGCGCTCGTGCGACTGCAGCGCATCCTGCTGCTGCGCGACCTCGGGCTCGGGCTGCCGCAGATCGCGGACATCCTCGAGCGGGCGACGAGCGAAGCCCATGCCCTCGCCGGCCACCTCGCGTGGCTGCGTGAGGAACAGACCCGTCTGGCGCGGCAGATCGCGTCGGTCGAATCGACCATCGCGGCAGTGGAAGGAGGTGAACGACTGATGGCAGAGAACATGTTCGACGGGTTCGACCACACCCGGTACAAGGAGGAGGTCGAACAGCGCTGGGGCGAGAAGGCCTATGCCGACAGCGACCGATGGTGGCGCTCGATGAGCGCCGACGAGAAGGCGGCCTGGCAGAGACGGGTCTCCGATCTCTCCAGGGACTGGATCGCCGCCGCTGAGCGCGGCATCGACCCCGCCGGCGACGAGGCCCAGCAGCTCGCGGAGCGGCACGTGGCGTGGCTGACCGGGGTGGCGGGGACACCGGCATCCATCGCCGACGGAGATGTCAAGGGGTACGTGACCGGTCTCGGTGACATGTATGTCGCCGACCCGCGCTTCGGCGCGAACTACGGCGGCACGGCCGGGGCGGAGTTCGTCCGCGACGCGTTGCGCGCGTACGCGGACACCCACCTGTAG
- a CDS encoding DUF4097 family beta strand repeat-containing protein, translated as MTLEKWLVQPGQTRVIDLEDVRKLKIGLVGGQVDVVAHDEPGVRIEVHSVTIKDLRIEADGSSVEIDHAQLRWDNFLEAFRNFGSGGPKAEISVAVPRSIALTLGVVSASALISGLESDAKLNTVSGDIIVDGLAGDLSVNAVSGDVQIRGLTGALSANSVSGDVAATGTIRKTDIDTVSGAALIDSDGPIQSAGFNTVSGATTLRLDEGLPANYVLRSVSGKLLVDGNVPQGAGGIGASYTGSTGELSGSFVDVRANTVSGDITILRRESAGAAPGDAPTPEEW; from the coding sequence ATGACTCTCGAGAAGTGGCTTGTTCAGCCCGGGCAGACGCGCGTCATCGACCTTGAAGACGTCCGCAAGCTCAAGATCGGCCTCGTCGGCGGCCAAGTCGACGTCGTCGCACACGACGAACCGGGCGTGCGCATCGAAGTGCACTCGGTCACGATCAAGGACCTCCGCATCGAGGCCGACGGCTCGTCTGTCGAGATCGACCACGCGCAGCTGCGCTGGGACAACTTCCTCGAGGCGTTCCGCAACTTCGGCAGCGGCGGCCCCAAAGCCGAGATCAGCGTCGCGGTGCCCCGCTCGATCGCCCTCACTCTCGGCGTCGTCAGCGCCAGCGCCCTCATCTCGGGGCTGGAGTCCGACGCCAAGCTCAACACCGTGTCGGGTGACATCATCGTCGACGGACTCGCCGGCGACCTGTCGGTCAATGCCGTCTCGGGCGATGTCCAGATCCGCGGCCTGACCGGTGCGCTCAGCGCCAACTCGGTCTCAGGCGACGTCGCCGCCACGGGCACGATCCGCAAGACCGACATCGACACGGTGTCGGGGGCTGCACTCATCGACTCCGATGGGCCCATCCAGTCCGCCGGGTTCAACACCGTCAGCGGCGCCACCACGCTGCGGCTCGACGAGGGCCTGCCCGCGAACTACGTCCTGCGCAGCGTCAGCGGCAAGCTACTCGTCGACGGCAACGTGCCGCAGGGTGCAGGCGGCATCGGTGCGAGCTACACCGGCTCGACCGGCGAGCTCAGCGGCTCGTTCGTCGACGTCCGCGCCAACACCGTGTCGGGCGACATCACGATCCTGCGGCGCGAGTCGGCCGGTGCCGCTCCCGGCGACGCCCCGACCCCCGAGGAGTGGTGA
- a CDS encoding PadR family transcriptional regulator, producing the protein MPPVFSHGDLRLYLLNLLDEAPRHGYDLMQALSDRTGGTYTPSAGTIYPRLAKLEEEGLVTKTVDGRKTVYEITEAGRAEVAARAGDLEGIEAGLADSVRLIADEVRGSVREAMKSLQADLAAAAHSERAGAGKPATPGGSHADDPRVASREQLRRADAALAEFRANIRADMRTHVARGGELTAAVVDELASALDEAARAVIRALHRD; encoded by the coding sequence ATGCCTCCCGTCTTCTCCCACGGCGACCTCCGCCTCTACCTGCTCAATCTGCTCGACGAGGCGCCCCGCCATGGCTACGACCTGATGCAGGCGCTGTCCGATCGCACGGGCGGCACCTACACCCCGAGCGCCGGCACGATCTACCCGCGCCTGGCGAAACTCGAGGAGGAGGGCCTGGTCACCAAGACCGTCGACGGCCGCAAGACCGTGTACGAGATCACCGAGGCGGGGCGCGCCGAAGTGGCCGCACGCGCCGGTGACCTCGAAGGCATCGAAGCGGGTCTGGCCGACAGCGTCCGGCTCATCGCCGACGAGGTCCGCGGCAGTGTGCGCGAGGCGATGAAGAGCCTGCAGGCCGATCTCGCCGCGGCGGCGCACTCCGAGCGGGCCGGTGCGGGCAAGCCCGCCACGCCCGGGGGGTCTCACGCCGATGACCCGCGTGTCGCCTCCCGCGAGCAGCTGCGCCGGGCCGACGCCGCCCTCGCTGAGTTCCGCGCGAACATCCGCGCCGACATGCGCACGCACGTCGCCCGCGGCGGCGAGCTCACCGCAGCCGTCGTCGACGAGCTGGCATCGGCGCTCGATGAGGCCGCCCGCGCGGTCATCCGCGCGCTGCACCGCGACTGA